One genomic region from Halorubrum sp. BOL3-1 encodes:
- a CDS encoding ParA family protein, with amino-acid sequence MLTYTTYSEAGGVGKTTLASNLADAHAQHGRDVLAIDLDPQNGSLTYLLGVDAPREDSDADNIARHIIDRPKGDFDELIKKTPYGFDLVPSHNMLENLGDLLGQAESIAEDLSEEFNRWDRLREVLLNTSVPDEYDTIIVDPPATAGPHLYNAIGATRSLVVPLEPTGKGLQSIMGLRDVVQGFEDTVGVTVGVLAVVPNGVGRTTDQQQYLERLCELGYDAPVAIGDRSSLFEGCWDVQRTAFSYVDEVRNRKRDHEMETLEDLHTLARHLEEVSA; translated from the coding sequence ATGCTTACATACACGACGTACTCCGAAGCTGGGGGCGTCGGGAAAACAACGCTCGCGTCAAATCTCGCAGACGCCCACGCCCAGCACGGTCGCGATGTCCTCGCAATCGATCTTGACCCACAGAATGGCTCGCTCACGTACCTCCTCGGTGTCGACGCCCCACGTGAGGACAGCGACGCCGACAACATCGCCCGCCACATTATCGACCGGCCGAAAGGAGACTTCGACGAGCTCATTAAGAAGACGCCATACGGGTTTGACCTTGTGCCGAGTCACAACATGCTAGAGAACCTCGGCGATCTCCTCGGCCAGGCAGAGTCGATAGCAGAGGACCTCAGCGAGGAGTTCAACCGCTGGGATCGGCTCCGGGAAGTGTTGCTCAACACCAGCGTGCCCGACGAGTACGACACAATCATCGTAGACCCCCCGGCAACTGCGGGCCCGCACCTCTACAACGCGATCGGCGCAACGCGCTCGCTTGTGGTCCCACTAGAGCCGACCGGGAAGGGGCTACAATCGATCATGGGGCTTCGCGACGTTGTCCAGGGCTTTGAAGACACAGTCGGTGTGACGGTCGGTGTACTCGCGGTTGTTCCGAACGGCGTCGGTAGGACTACAGACCAACAACAGTATCTAGAACGGCTCTGTGAGCTCGGCTACGACGCTCCAGTCGCAATTGGCGATCGGTCGTCACTGTTCGAGGGGTGCTGGGACGTTCAGCGGACGGCGTTCTCGTACGTCGATGAGGTCCGCAACCGGAAGCGCGATCACGAGATGGAGACGCTCGAGGATCTCCACACACTAGCGCGGCATCTTGAAGAGGTGAGCGCCTGA
- a CDS encoding PD-(D/E)XK nuclease family protein has product MERQLADVNRPPATTLEIIGETKRERYWEDLLVYFLIPDEPHGFGTDVMSAFLKALSEHGGTSFSPRRHNLEQVEVESQVPTSNGPFDILLWNEDEWYIVIELKVSATETGSQTKRYAQASKLGDLRVTPYEGDKEYVYLTPRSTASSTSERFDDVSWEHIIPYFEEVLTTGHGHYPLKSHAQFADYLDTIRQTLNMDDFTTISKETKLYTEYAETIDRLVEAYESDKAEIFNQLQTTFFNELAGSKEEWSINNRPSRYINFAKKGWGNVAGSVQIEYEPHVHLDREHPEIRLRLDIEGTGKSQIRNELHETLNQADRDTLEKADWEVVDGGYAYLAKSVPLDIDDPAASIRHAINDLNQLRETVEPCIDEIVADHQHTTD; this is encoded by the coding sequence ATGGAAAGACAACTCGCCGATGTTAATCGACCCCCAGCAACGACGTTAGAAATCATTGGGGAAACCAAACGCGAGCGATACTGGGAAGACTTGTTGGTTTACTTTTTAATTCCAGATGAGCCCCACGGGTTTGGCACCGATGTAATGTCGGCGTTTTTGAAGGCACTCTCTGAGCATGGGGGGACGTCATTCTCCCCACGACGCCACAACCTCGAACAGGTTGAAGTTGAATCTCAAGTTCCAACGAGCAACGGTCCGTTCGATATACTCCTCTGGAACGAGGATGAGTGGTACATCGTTATTGAGTTGAAAGTCAGTGCGACTGAAACAGGAAGCCAAACGAAACGATATGCCCAAGCATCCAAGCTGGGGGACCTCAGAGTTACCCCATACGAGGGAGACAAGGAGTACGTGTATCTCACCCCAAGAAGTACAGCCTCATCAACATCCGAGAGATTTGACGACGTTTCGTGGGAGCACATTATTCCCTATTTCGAAGAAGTCCTGACAACAGGCCACGGCCACTATCCGTTGAAAAGTCATGCTCAGTTCGCTGACTACCTTGACACGATAAGACAGACACTCAACATGGATGACTTCACAACGATCTCAAAAGAAACGAAACTGTACACCGAATACGCCGAGACGATTGACCGACTCGTTGAGGCCTACGAGAGCGATAAAGCTGAAATCTTCAATCAACTTCAAACAACGTTTTTCAACGAGCTAGCCGGCTCTAAAGAGGAATGGTCAATAAACAACCGCCCGAGTAGGTATATCAATTTCGCAAAGAAAGGCTGGGGAAACGTGGCCGGGAGTGTACAAATCGAATATGAACCCCATGTCCATCTCGATCGTGAGCATCCCGAGATACGGCTCCGACTAGATATTGAAGGCACAGGAAAAAGTCAAATACGAAATGAGCTTCACGAAACGCTGAATCAGGCAGATCGCGACACGTTGGAGAAAGCTGATTGGGAAGTTGTTGATGGGGGCTATGCGTATCTCGCGAAATCAGTGCCGTTAGACATAGATGATCCAGCAGCATCTATCCGTCATGCTATCAACGACCTCAATCAACTCCGCGAGACAGTCGAACCTTGCATCGACGAGATCGTGGCTGATCATCAGCACACCACCGACTAG
- a CDS encoding helix-turn-helix transcriptional regulator: MYDLTGFQRDLLYVVAGLDDPHGLAVKDELEDYYEKEIHHGRLYPNLDTLVEKGLVEKSQRDRRTNEYTTTRRGTREIEARTEWEAEYVDHDE; this comes from the coding sequence ATGTACGACCTTACTGGCTTTCAGCGAGACCTGCTGTACGTCGTTGCTGGACTTGATGACCCCCATGGACTCGCCGTCAAAGACGAACTCGAAGACTACTACGAAAAGGAGATCCACCACGGCCGGCTCTATCCAAATCTCGATACCCTTGTTGAGAAGGGACTCGTTGAGAAGAGCCAGCGCGATCGACGAACCAACGAATACACCACTACCCGCCGAGGCACGAGAGAGATCGAAGCGCGGACTGAATGGGAAGCCGAGTATGTTGACCACGACGAGTGA